In a single window of the Candidatus Poribacteria bacterium genome:
- a CDS encoding D-TA family PLP-dependent enzyme: MDKKYRIQNVETIPSPSLVVYLAQVQQNIERAIAVVDGDVSKLRPHAKTHKTAEIIAMEREAGILKHKCATLREAEMLAQNGIQDIVIAYQMVGPNVNRFVSLQQTYPHADFKVVVDHSEAVRALSSAAAMSGLNVKVMLDLDVGMHRTGIPVGDEAVELYAQIAAADGLQPWGLHVYDGHIHDEDVVERQASCNKSLVQVEEMQDRLSAKGLEVPLIVMGGTPTFPIYAETPGVEASPGTFIFHDHGYTTLFPDLGFTPAALLLSRIISVPTPNRITLDLGHKAIAADPDGVRGIILNIDDAEVDKQHEEHWAINVPDSTPLSIGQEIYVCPTHICPCVALHPFYYVIDADGYCRETWEVTARNRSAA, translated from the coding sequence ATGGATAAAAAATACCGTATTCAGAACGTTGAGACGATACCCAGTCCATCACTGGTTGTTTATCTCGCACAGGTTCAACAGAACATTGAACGTGCTATTGCTGTTGTTGATGGAGATGTCTCGAAGCTGAGACCCCATGCGAAGACGCATAAAACCGCAGAGATTATCGCCATGGAGCGTGAGGCTGGCATCCTTAAGCACAAATGCGCTACCCTGCGCGAAGCAGAAATGCTGGCACAGAACGGTATACAGGATATTGTGATTGCTTATCAGATGGTAGGACCCAATGTCAATCGCTTCGTCTCGCTGCAGCAAACATATCCGCATGCCGATTTCAAGGTCGTCGTTGATCATTCAGAGGCAGTGAGAGCACTTTCGTCAGCCGCGGCGATGTCCGGTTTAAACGTCAAGGTTATGCTTGATCTGGATGTTGGCATGCATCGCACAGGGATACCCGTGGGTGATGAGGCTGTGGAGCTCTACGCCCAGATTGCAGCGGCGGATGGATTACAACCATGGGGTCTACACGTTTATGATGGACATATCCACGATGAAGATGTAGTTGAGAGACAAGCGTCTTGCAACAAAAGCCTCGTCCAAGTAGAGGAGATGCAGGATAGGCTCTCTGCCAAAGGACTTGAAGTGCCGCTGATTGTGATGGGCGGTACACCCACATTCCCTATCTATGCCGAAACGCCAGGCGTCGAGGCATCGCCGGGCACCTTCATTTTTCATGATCATGGGTACACGACCCTCTTCCCCGATCTCGGTTTTACCCCAGCAGCACTCCTCTTGAGTCGTATTATTAGCGTGCCTACCCCGAATCGGATTACCCTTGATTTGGGACATAAAGCCATCGCTGCAGATCCTGACGGTGTACGTGGGATCATCTTGAATATTGATGATGCTGAGGTGGACAAGCAGCATGAGGAACATTGGGCGATTAACGTTCCGGACAGTACGCCTCTGTCCATTGGACAGGAAATTTACGTCTGTCCAACACATATCTGCCCATGTGTCGCGCTCCATCCGTTTTACTATGTCATAGATGCTGATGGCTATTGTCGGGAGACATGGGAAGTCACGGCACGAAATCGAAGTGCTGCGTGA
- a CDS encoding Maf family protein, whose translation MQAREPILNTSRLVLASASPRRAQLLSQIGLTFEVCPSDVIEPPHSAFSNEQGDEITQELALLKARAVAQHYTEGVIIGADTLVSLNGRLLGKPVDDADAITMLTQLSGTAHEVITGVALVNASTAQTVVWAETTQVYFRRLHRTEIADYVATGEAADKAGAYGIQERGAAFVNRIEGCYFNVVGLPLASLVERLSNFQSDVGT comes from the coding sequence ATGCAAGCGCGCGAACCGATCTTAAACACCTCGCGTCTGGTATTAGCCTCTGCGTCGCCTCGCCGCGCTCAGTTGTTATCGCAAATTGGACTAACCTTTGAGGTCTGTCCAAGCGATGTCATTGAACCGCCGCACAGTGCGTTTTCAAACGAGCAAGGGGATGAGATAACGCAGGAACTTGCCTTACTAAAGGCGAGAGCCGTCGCGCAACACTACACCGAAGGTGTAATTATCGGTGCCGATACCTTGGTATCGCTAAATGGAAGGCTTCTCGGAAAACCTGTTGATGATGCAGACGCTATAACAATGCTGACGCAGCTCAGCGGCACCGCTCATGAGGTCATAACAGGTGTCGCACTCGTGAACGCTTCAACAGCGCAGACTGTTGTTTGGGCAGAAACGACCCAAGTTTATTTTCGGCGGCTGCATAGAACCGAGATCGCTGATTATGTCGCTACTGGTGAAGCAGCGGATAAAGCAGGTGCCTACGGAATCCAAGAACGAGGTGCTGCTTTCGTTAACCGCATTGAGGGCTGCTACTTCAATGTCGTCGGACTGCCGTTAGCAAGCCTTGTTGAACGCCTCTCCAACTTCCAATCCGATGTCGGCACGTAA
- a CDS encoding 5-deoxy-glucuronate isomerase: MNASPTSNPMSARKNYTSTEGYTEIVKPGEMGITKLHFGILTLTPQTTFFDHSDDAEVALIALGGHCTLLVGHNGNKAYGVLGERSNVFEGEACVAHIPHHTTYEMLVGEAGVEIAVCKVESHSESAAVILEAGETAPEQETHLRIWENIADVSTSDTPVIPTQGEAICFYRSLDVNRSAVFEVTRTVGDKRTARVQLSNNDVLMLSEQDNILSLTSEGGGYQLWVQPNL, translated from the coding sequence TTGAACGCCTCTCCAACTTCCAATCCGATGTCGGCACGTAAGAACTACACCTCCACCGAGGGCTACACCGAAATTGTGAAGCCCGGCGAAATGGGAATCACCAAACTCCATTTCGGAATTCTTACCCTCACGCCCCAGACAACTTTCTTCGACCACTCTGACGATGCTGAAGTCGCACTGATTGCGTTGGGTGGACACTGCACATTGTTGGTAGGGCATAACGGAAACAAAGCGTACGGCGTTTTAGGTGAACGTTCAAATGTCTTCGAGGGTGAGGCATGTGTGGCGCATATTCCACATCACACAACTTATGAGATGCTCGTAGGAGAGGCGGGTGTTGAGATCGCAGTCTGCAAAGTGGAATCCCATTCGGAATCCGCTGCGGTGATTCTGGAGGCGGGAGAGACAGCACCCGAGCAGGAGACGCATCTCAGGATATGGGAAAACATTGCAGATGTAAGCACAAGCGACACGCCCGTGATACCTACACAGGGAGAGGCGATCTGTTTCTATAGATCCCTTGATGTAAACAGGAGTGCTGTTTTTGAAGTCACGCGCACCGTAGGTGACAAAAGAACGGCGCGCGTGCAGCTGTCTAACAACGATGTCCTAATGCTCTCAGAGCAGGATAACATCCTATCCCTAACGTCTGAAGGGGGTGGCTACCAGTTATGGGTACAACCCAATTTATAA
- the yajC gene encoding preprotein translocase subunit YajC: protein MDQIMGLLVPFIAMGAIMYFLLWRPEQAKRKKHQNMLENLSKGDEIVTNGGLHGKILGLSNDKNIILITVGELNNQEVKVQISRSAVAFLKKGGELIEGE, encoded by the coding sequence ATGGATCAAATAATGGGGCTGCTTGTTCCGTTCATCGCAATGGGTGCTATCATGTACTTCCTATTATGGCGACCGGAACAAGCCAAACGAAAAAAACACCAGAATATGCTGGAGAATCTATCCAAGGGTGATGAAATTGTAACCAATGGTGGATTGCATGGTAAAATTCTGGGTCTGAGTAACGATAAGAACATTATTCTCATCACTGTTGGAGAATTGAACAATCAAGAAGTAAAAGTTCAAATCTCACGCAGTGCTGTCGCTTTTCTCAAAAAGGGTGGCGAACTCATTGAAGGCGAGTAA
- the queA gene encoding tRNA preQ1(34) S-adenosylmethionine ribosyltransferase-isomerase QueA produces MNLTDFDYHLPPDRIAQSPLQQRDSSRLLVVDRGTQTFQHTQFSQIGEYLPDAALLVLNDTKVIPARLIGNKSGTGGKIELLLIREKETDIWETLAKPRRSLRIGTQIIFGNGTLTAEVLAKPDDGHCIVRFNYVGTFSGILAEVGMMPLPPYIRRAPNAEDKVRYQSVYAATEGAIAAPTAGLHFTQELLAELKSNGIETATLTLHVGPGTFQPVKVEEIQTHKMHAEYIHLTETEANRIRFAREAGVKIVAIGTTVVRALESAGTTGTVQPYSGYSELFIYPGHRFNVVDALVTNFHLPKSTLLMLVSAFAGKDLMQKAYQEALQHDYRFYSYGDAMLIL; encoded by the coding sequence ATGAATCTCACAGATTTCGATTATCACCTGCCTCCTGACCGGATCGCACAAAGCCCTCTCCAACAACGCGATTCCTCACGACTTTTGGTAGTAGACCGCGGCACCCAGACGTTTCAGCACACCCAATTTTCGCAGATTGGAGAATATTTGCCGGACGCTGCGCTCTTGGTGTTAAACGACACGAAGGTTATACCAGCCCGGTTAATTGGAAACAAAAGTGGTACTGGCGGAAAGATAGAACTCCTTCTTATCCGTGAAAAGGAGACAGATATCTGGGAGACACTCGCAAAACCGCGGCGGAGTCTCCGAATCGGCACACAAATTATATTCGGAAACGGTACTTTAACAGCAGAGGTTCTCGCGAAACCGGATGATGGACACTGCATCGTCCGTTTTAACTACGTGGGAACGTTTTCAGGTATTCTCGCAGAGGTTGGTATGATGCCGCTCCCGCCTTATATTCGCCGCGCGCCGAACGCTGAAGATAAAGTGCGTTATCAATCCGTTTACGCCGCCACTGAAGGCGCGATCGCTGCCCCAACAGCCGGGCTGCATTTTACACAAGAACTGTTGGCGGAATTGAAAAGTAACGGGATAGAAACTGCGACGTTAACACTACACGTCGGACCCGGAACATTCCAACCGGTGAAAGTGGAAGAGATTCAGACCCACAAAATGCACGCTGAATATATCCACCTCACTGAAACAGAAGCAAACCGTATTCGTTTCGCGCGGGAAGCAGGCGTGAAAATTGTCGCCATTGGGACCACAGTGGTACGCGCGCTGGAAAGTGCCGGTACAACCGGAACTGTCCAACCCTACAGCGGTTATAGCGAACTTTTCATCTATCCGGGTCACCGATTTAATGTAGTAGATGCTTTGGTTACTAACTTCCATCTACCGAAATCAACCTTACTGATGCTGGTGAGTGCCTTCGCTGGAAAGGATTTAATGCAGAAAGCGTATCAAGAGGCACTCCAGCACGATTACCGTTTTTACAGTTATGGCGATGCCATGCTGATTCTTTAA
- the ruvB gene encoding Holliday junction branch migration DNA helicase RuvB: MDNAEILMQDLASEEEDAFGYSLRPEWLNEFIGQERAKEQLRIHIEAAKKRGDALEHVLLVSPPGLGKTTLAKIIANEMQSGFKQAIGPVMERLDLASTLTNLDKGDILFIDEIHRMKGYVQESLYPAMEDYQLDLAIGQGPASDVVQVSIAHFTLVGATTREGLLAGPFRDRFGIRIHLDYYEAEDLQQSIRINSGKLDINIDENAEYTLARRSRGTMRIANKLLANVRDYAQVKGNGVLSHEIAEEALEFFGIDERGLDAQDYAYFQTLIEKFNGRAGLKALAVALSEDERTISEVYEPYYIKEGFLMLTPGGRVATDAAHEYFDYPVNSQISLFH; this comes from the coding sequence ATGGATAATGCCGAAATATTGATGCAAGATTTAGCAAGTGAAGAAGAGGATGCCTTTGGATACAGTCTCCGCCCGGAATGGTTGAACGAATTTATCGGACAAGAGCGAGCCAAAGAACAACTCCGTATCCATATTGAAGCCGCTAAAAAACGTGGTGATGCGTTAGAACACGTCCTCCTTGTCAGTCCACCGGGCCTCGGCAAGACGACGCTTGCGAAAATTATTGCTAACGAGATGCAGAGTGGCTTTAAACAGGCGATCGGTCCCGTTATGGAACGGCTCGACCTTGCATCAACTTTGACGAACCTTGATAAAGGCGATATTTTGTTTATTGATGAAATCCATCGCATGAAAGGGTACGTGCAAGAATCACTCTACCCAGCAATGGAAGACTATCAACTGGATTTAGCCATTGGACAAGGGCCCGCATCAGATGTGGTACAAGTTTCTATCGCCCATTTCACACTCGTTGGTGCAACAACACGTGAAGGTTTGCTCGCTGGACCTTTCCGCGATCGCTTTGGCATCCGCATCCATCTCGATTACTACGAAGCAGAAGACCTTCAACAATCTATCCGCATCAATAGTGGGAAACTTGACATTAACATCGACGAAAACGCCGAATATACATTAGCGCGGCGTTCACGTGGCACAATGCGAATTGCCAATAAGTTGCTCGCAAACGTCAGAGATTATGCGCAAGTCAAAGGTAACGGCGTGCTCTCACATGAGATTGCGGAGGAGGCACTCGAATTCTTCGGGATTGATGAACGTGGATTAGACGCACAAGACTACGCCTATTTTCAAACGCTTATTGAGAAATTCAACGGACGTGCTGGGCTTAAAGCACTCGCTGTCGCGCTTAGTGAGGATGAACGGACTATCTCGGAGGTTTACGAACCCTACTACATCAAAGAGGGATTCCTGATGCTGACACCGGGCGGACGGGTCGCAACCGATGCTGCTCATGAATACTTTGACTATCCTGTTAATTCCCAAATATCACTATTTCATTAG
- a CDS encoding Holliday junction ATP-dependent DNA helicase RuvA: protein MISYIKGILAHKDTKQVTVDVNGVGYAVDVPPRTQTDLPPIGDPVTFYTYYHQTRDNKITLYGFISRDVLKVFELALTVSGVGPALAQNIAERLSPAQFQRAIHRGDIATLTRVPRLGNELAPVIISKLKKNIMKMKFEGDVNREHAVALDAEVIEMLVNLGAPEHQAEKAVEKAQKILGPAAKRENLVQHALRYIQN, encoded by the coding sequence ATGATTTCTTATATCAAAGGGATTCTTGCCCATAAAGACACAAAACAGGTTACCGTAGATGTAAATGGTGTCGGGTATGCCGTTGATGTTCCACCGAGAACCCAAACAGACTTACCTCCAATAGGCGACCCGGTTACTTTCTATACCTATTATCACCAAACCCGTGATAATAAGATTACGCTCTACGGATTCATTTCAAGGGACGTGTTAAAAGTCTTTGAATTGGCATTGACGGTCTCGGGTGTAGGACCAGCACTTGCCCAAAATATTGCCGAGAGGTTATCACCGGCACAATTCCAACGCGCCATCCATCGTGGAGACATCGCCACGCTGACGCGAGTTCCGCGTTTAGGTAACGAACTCGCTCCCGTTATAATTTCCAAACTTAAAAAGAACATCATGAAAATGAAATTTGAAGGCGACGTTAACCGTGAACACGCTGTAGCTCTGGATGCAGAGGTGATCGAAATGCTTGTCAACCTCGGTGCCCCAGAACACCAAGCGGAAAAAGCCGTGGAAAAGGCGCAAAAAATTCTGGGCCCCGCTGCGAAACGAGAAAACTTAGTGCAACACGCACTCCGCTATATCCAAAATTAA
- a CDS encoding YebC/PmpR family DNA-binding transcriptional regulator produces the protein MSGHSKWSTIKHKKAANDSRRGKLFSKLIKEVTAAARIGGGDVDMNPRLRTAIAAAKSSNVPSDNIEKAVLRGTGELEGATYEEITYESYGPGGVAMMIEVLTDNRNRAVAAVRHALTKHEGRIGERGCVAWVFDRRGLIVVTPDSIDEEELFMIAVEAGAEDVTASETGIEILTPFEMFDSVLTAVQETLANVQLAEISMIPQNTVKLEGKEAERMLRLMDALDDLDDVQKVYANFDIPDNLLEAAA, from the coding sequence ATGTCAGGACATTCTAAGTGGTCTACAATTAAACATAAGAAAGCAGCGAACGATTCCAGACGCGGTAAACTCTTCTCAAAATTGATTAAAGAAGTTACTGCGGCGGCACGTATCGGCGGTGGTGATGTGGACATGAATCCACGGCTTCGCACCGCAATTGCGGCTGCAAAATCAAGTAACGTTCCCAGCGATAACATTGAGAAGGCGGTTCTTCGTGGCACCGGTGAACTCGAAGGTGCTACCTACGAAGAAATCACTTATGAGAGTTACGGACCCGGTGGTGTCGCAATGATGATAGAGGTCTTAACCGATAACCGCAATCGCGCCGTCGCAGCGGTCCGACATGCCCTCACCAAACACGAAGGCAGAATCGGGGAACGTGGATGTGTTGCTTGGGTTTTCGACAGACGTGGGTTAATTGTCGTGACACCCGACAGTATTGACGAAGAAGAGCTTTTTATGATTGCGGTCGAAGCGGGTGCAGAAGATGTCACGGCTTCGGAGACTGGCATTGAAATCCTGACCCCATTTGAGATGTTTGATAGCGTCTTAACGGCAGTTCAGGAAACTTTGGCGAATGTTCAACTCGCTGAAATTAGCATGATTCCGCAGAACACGGTGAAACTTGAAGGAAAAGAAGCGGAGCGGATGTTACGGCTCATGGATGCCCTCGATGATCTTGATGATGTCCAGAAAGTTTACGCCAACTTCGATATCCCCGATAACCTTTTGGAAGCAGCTGCTTAG
- a CDS encoding phosphatase PAP2 family protein — translation MTRRTLPTIPARLAWCVSVVFSPFLVPIATAIGVVEKHAAPEDLFRWLGIVVLFVTVLPALSIAVMVRFSKVSDLHLKNREERFLPLCCTLVSMIVGTFLLHQLGAAREIVWAGVAYIINSVVFFAITLTWKISFHSSVATGCITVLVMLVNPQFGWLFLLIPLIAWARVYRKRHTLLQTVVGAVIAIGNTSLVLHLAKLGGSG, via the coding sequence ACCAACAATCCCCGCACGGTTAGCATGGTGCGTCTCTGTCGTCTTTAGCCCTTTTTTGGTACCCATTGCGACAGCCATTGGCGTTGTCGAAAAACATGCAGCACCTGAAGACCTATTCCGGTGGTTGGGGATCGTAGTGCTATTTGTGACCGTGCTACCGGCACTGTCAATAGCAGTCATGGTTCGATTTTCCAAAGTAAGCGACTTACATCTGAAAAACAGAGAAGAACGGTTCCTGCCTTTGTGCTGTACGCTCGTCAGTATGATTGTGGGAACTTTTCTATTGCACCAGCTGGGTGCGGCGCGTGAAATTGTTTGGGCGGGAGTCGCTTATATCATAAACAGTGTTGTTTTTTTCGCAATTACGTTAACGTGGAAAATTAGTTTTCATAGCAGCGTTGCTACGGGATGTATCACGGTACTTGTGATGCTTGTTAACCCACAATTTGGCTGGTTATTTCTGTTGATTCCGTTGATTGCCTGGGCAAGGGTTTACCGAAAACGGCATACGCTCCTGCAAACCGTTGTCGGCGCAGTGATAGCCATTGGCAATACGTCTCTTGTTTTACACTTAGCGAAACTTGGGGGCAGTGGTTAG